A genomic segment from Spinacia oleracea cultivar Varoflay chromosome 3, BTI_SOV_V1, whole genome shotgun sequence encodes:
- the LOC110792185 gene encoding uncharacterized protein, giving the protein MILQVHTNIHTYLEMSMESVSVNLVVLAMLFMLLSPTTADPVLGRKLEMPERYNIILEEAAAQTRVGVNKQLATPMAMANNLKCLDEYMVCGQWFQPDCCSGLYCECVQLTIPAHPYVMDSCGCSKN; this is encoded by the exons ATGATACTACAAGTACATacaaacatacatacatatCTGGAAATGAGCATGGAGAGTGTCTCGGTCAACCTCGTTGTTTTAGCAATGTTGTTCATGCTATTAAGTCCTACAACAG CTGATCCTGTCCTTGGCCGGAAATTGGAAATGCCGGAGAGATACAACATCATACTAGAAGAAGCGGCCGCGCAGACGAGAGTCGGAGTAAATAAGCAACTTGCAACACCTATGGCTATGGCTAATAATTTGAAGTGCTTGGATGAGTACATGGTTTGTGGGCAATGGTTCCAACCAGATTGTTGCTCTGGATTATACTGTGAATGTGTGCAACTTACTATTCCAGCTCATCCCTACGTTATGGATTCGTGTGGCTGCTCTAAAAACTAG